In Rhodamnia argentea isolate NSW1041297 chromosome 11, ASM2092103v1, whole genome shotgun sequence, one genomic interval encodes:
- the LOC115733700 gene encoding uncharacterized protein LOC115733700: MAIPVFTRENYQAWAVKMTAFLEGHDLWEVVENDYEIAPLPNNPTLNQIKFHKERTTRKAKAKSCQYLAVSPYIFTRIMGCDFAKAIWDSLKDEYEGDEKIRSMKALNLLREFERQRMKDSESVKEYFDRLIEIAKKIRVLGTDLKDERLVRKNPVSLPEKFEATIASLENTRDLGDIKLAELLSATASTRAKKTDEKRRAHRGCTAS, from the coding sequence ATGGCTATTCCGGTCTTTactagggaaaattatcaagcttGGGCTGTCAAGATGACAGCATTCTTGGAGGGTCATGATCTATGGGAGGTTGTGGAGAATGATTATGAGATTGCTCCGCTTCCAAACAATCCGACTTTGAATCAGATAAAGTTCCATAAAGAGAGAACCACAAGGAAAGCCAAGGCAAAGTCTTGCCAGTATCTTGCTGTCTCACCCTATATCTTCACAAGGATCATGGGATGTGATTTTGCAAAGGCAATATGGGATAGCTTGAAGGATGAATacgagggagatgagaagataaGAAGCATGAAGGCGCTGAATCTCTTAAGGGAGTTTGAGAGACAACGGATGAAGGATTCAGAGTCGGTGAAGGAATACTTTGATAGGCTGATTGAGATAGCTAAAAAGATCAGAGTTTTAGGGACCGACTTGAAGGATGAAAGGCTGGTTCGGAAGAACCCGGTGTCTCTTCCGGAGAAGTTTGAAGCCACCATAGCTTCTTTGGAAAATACAAGAGATTTAGGCGACATAAAGCTTGCGGAATTGTTAAGTGCCACTGCGAGCACAAGAGCAAAGAAGACCGATGAGAAGAGAAGAGCACATAGAGGGTGCACTGCAAGCTAA
- the LOC115739378 gene encoding L-type lectin-domain containing receptor kinase IX.1-like: MASPTVDPSCLVIQFLAFFLLLIGHAHSVSFNFSGFHPNTGDLTFEGDAFTSDGVIQLTRNQLDRNIESSVGRASYDKPVRLWDSKTGKLTDFMAQFSFVMKALNDSFYGDGIAFYIAPFDSFIPANSSGGYLGLFDQRTATNMSANSIVAVEFDSFINQWDPSQDHVGINVNSIVSVANVSWRSSIKNGSVANAWVSYNSTSFNLSVLLTYANNPVFNGNSSLSYMVDLRKILPEQVRVGFSAATGRFIEIHNILSWSFSSTLEDGNSTLEDGKKKTSTGLVLGIVLGSGLVACVLGIVWFIFWRKKSRLSKRAWAVDMSIDGEFEKGAGPKKFTYRDLARATNDFAEKGKLGEGGFGGVYKGLLSESNTEIAVKRVSKGSKQGKKEYVSEVKIISRLRHRNLVQLIGWCHEEGELLLVYEFLPNGSLDSHLFRGETHLTWAVRYKIALGLASALLYLHEEWEQCVVHRDVKSSNVMLDSNFNAKLGDFGLARLVDHDMGSQTTVLAGTMGYLAPECVTTGKASKESDVYSFGVVALEIACGRKPVEPKAEPGKVRLVEWVWDLYGRGQVVEAADPALNLEFVEQQMECLMVVGLWCCHPDYSLRPPIKQVINVLNFEAPLPSLPSKLPVPTYYAPPMDMLRFSYTSLGLTGLDRTQSSHTSSGSAYSSTQTGGSGKALLSSVGAN; the protein is encoded by the exons ATGGCTTCTCCAACTGTCGATCCCTCATGTCTTGTGATCCAATTCCTAGCGTTCTTTCTCTTGCTCATTGGCCATGCCCATTCGGTCTCCTTCAACTTCTCCGGATTCCACCCGAACACCGGCGACTTGACGTTCGAGGGTGACGCCTTCACGTCGGATGGCGTGATCCAGCTGACACGGAACCAGCTGGACCGTAACATCGAGAGCAGCGTCGGGCGGGCCTCCTACGACAAGCCGGTCCGCTTGTGGGACTCGAAGACTGGGAAGCTGACAGACTTCATGGCCCAATTCAGCTTTGTGATGAAGGCCCTGAACGACAGTTTTTACGGGGATGGCATTGCCTTCTACATTGCGCCGTTTGATTCCTTTATCCCTGCCAACTCGAGCGGCGGCTACCTCGGCCTGTTCGACCAGAGGACGGCGACCAACATGTCTGCAAACAGTATCGTTGCCGTCGAGTTCGACAGCTTCATAAATCAGTGGGACCCAAGCCAAGACCACGTGGGCATCAACGTCAACTCCATCGTCTCCGTTGCCAATGTGTCCTGGAGGAGCAGTATCAAGAACGGGTCCGTAGCCAATGCTTGGGTCAGCTACAACTCCACAAGCTTTAACTTGAGCGTCCTCCTTACTTATGCCAATAACCCCGTTTTTAATGGCAATTCGAGCCTCTCGTACATGGTCGATCTCAGGAAAATTCTTCCGGAGCAGGTGAGAGTTGGCTTCTCTGCCGCGACAGGTCGATTCATCGAGATTCATAACATCCTTTCATGGTCATTCAGTTCAACCTTGGAGGATGGTAA TTCAACCTTGGAGGAtggtaaaaagaaaacaagcacTGGCTTGGTGCTCGGAATAGTACTAGGTTCCGGTCTGGTAGCCTGTGTACTAGGAATCGTTTGGTTCATCTTTTGGAGGAAGAAATCTCGGCTTAGCAAACGAGCTTGGGCAGTTGACATGTCGATTGACGGCGAATTCGAGAAGGGAGCTGGACCAAAGAAGTTCACATACCGCGATCTTGCCCGTGCAACCAATGATTTTGCTGAAAAAGGTAAGCTAGGAGAGGGAGGATTCGGAGGAGTTTATAAAGGTTTATTAAGCGAATCGAACACGGAGATCGCGGTCAAGAGGGTGTCCAAGGGATCGAAGCAGGGCAAGAAGGAGTATGTGTCCGAAGTGAAGATCATCAGCCGGCTCAGGCATCGGAACTTGGTGCAACTCATTGGTTGGTGCCATGAAGAAGGCGAGCTCCTCCTAGTTTACGAGTTCTTGCCAAACGGAAGCCTCGATTCGCACCTTTTCAGAGGCGAAACCCACCTGACATGGGCTGTGAGGTACAAAATAGCCCTCGGCCTCGCCTCGGCCTTACTCTACCTCCACGAGGAGTGGGAGCAATGCGTGGTGCACCGCGACGTGAAGTCGAGCAACGTGATGCTCGACTCCAACTTCAACGCGAAGCTGGGTGACTTTGGGCTCGCGCGGCTTGTGGACCACGACATGGGCTCTCAAACCACCGTTCTGGCGGGCACGATGGGTTACTTGGCCCCGGAATGCGTGACGACTGGAAAGGCCAGTAAGGAATCGGACGTGTACAGCTTTGGCGTGGTGGCGCTCGAGATAGCATGTGGAAGGAAGCCGGTGGAGCCGAAGGCGGAACCGGGCAAGGTGAGGTTGGTGGAGTGGGTATGGGATCTGTATGGAAGAGGCCAAGTAGTTGAAGCGGCTGATCCGGCGCTGAACCTGGAGTTCGTCGAGCAGCAAATGGAGTGCCTCATGGTGGTAGGGCTATGGTGTTGCCACCCAGATTACAGCCTGAGGCCGCCGATAAAGCAGGTGATAAATGTCCTCAATTTCGAAGCTCCATTGCCCAGCCTCCCATCAAAGTTGCCGGTGCCGACGTATTATGCTCCACCGATGGATATGTTGAGGTTCTCGTACACGTCGTTAGGGCTCACGGGTTTGGATCGAACTCAGTCTTCTCATACTAGTAGTGGCTCCGCTTATTCATCTACTCAGACTGGTGGATCTGGAAAAGCTCTATTAAGTTCTGTAGGAGCTAACTAG
- the LOC115739397 gene encoding serine hydroxymethyltransferase 1, mitochondrial, with amino-acid sequence MAMAMALRRLSSSIEKPIRPLVNGGGSVCCMASLPSEAVYEKDKNGVAWPKQLNTPLEVVDPEIADIIELEKARQWKGLELIPSENFTSVSVMQAVGSIMTNKYSEGYPGARYYGGNEYIDMAESLCQKRALEAFRLDPAKWGVNVQSLSGSPSNFQVYTALLKAHERIMALDLPHGGHLSHGYQTDTKKISAVSIFFETMPYRLNESTGYIDYDQLEKSATLFRPKLIVAGASAYARLYDYARIRKVCDKQKAILLADMAHISGLVAAGVIPSPFEYADVVTTTTHKSLRGPRGAMIFFRKGVKEINKQGKEVLYDFEDKINQAVFPGLQGGPHNHTIAGLAVALKQATTPEYRAYQEQVLSNCAKFAQTLTGKGYELVSGGTENHLVLVNLKNKGIDGSRVEKVMESVHIAANKNTVPGDVSAMVPGGIRMGTPALTSRGFVEEDFVKVAEFFDAAVGVAVKIKAETKGTKLKDFLATMQSPHFQSEIDKLRHDVEEYAKQFPTIGFEKATMKYKN; translated from the exons ATGGCCATGGCAATGGCGCTTCGACgcctctcctcctccatcgagaAGCCCATCCGTCCTCTCGTCAATGGCGGTGGCTCCGTCTGCTGCATG GCTTCTTTGCCCAGTGAAGCCGTCTACGAGAAGGATAAAAATGGCGTCGCT TGGCCGAAGCAGCTCAACACTCCGCTCGAGGTCGTTGATCCTGAGATTGCAGACATCATTGAGCTCGAGAAAGCGAGGCAATGGAAG GGGCTGGAGCTCATTCCTTCAGAGAATTTCACTTCTGTCTCGGTAATGCAAGCTGTTGGATCGATAATGACCAACAAATATAGTGAAGGATATCCCGGGGCGAGATACTACGGAGGAAATGA GTATATCGACATGGCCGAATCCTTATGCCAGAAGCGTGCTTTGGAAGCGTTTCGGTTGGATCCCGCCAAGTGGGGAG TAAATGTGCAGTCTCTATCTGGGTCTCCTTCCAATTTTCAAGTATATACTGCACTTCTAAAAGCTCATGAGAGGATTATGGCGCTCGATCTTCCTCATGGTGGACATCTTTCTCATGGCTATCAG ACTGATACTAAGAAAATATCTgcagtgtcaatatttttcgaGACAATGCCATATAGGTTGAATGAGAGCACTGGCTACATTGATTATGACCAG TTGGAAAAAAGTGCCACACTCTTCAGGCCAAAACTAATCGTGGCTGGTGCCAGTGCTTATGCACGTCTCTATGATTATGCTCGTATTCGTAAG GTATGTGACAAGCAAAAGGCTATACTGTTAGCAGATATGGCGCATATCAGTGGCTTAGTTGCTGCTGGTGTGATTCCATCACCCTTCGAATATGCTGATGTTGTTACGACCACAACTCACAAGTCACTCCGTGGTCCACGTGGAGCCATGATCTTCTTCAGGAAGGGCGTAAAAGAGATCAATAAGCAAGGGAAAGAG GTGTTGTATGACTTTGAAGACAAAATCAATCAAGCCGTGTTTCCTGGTCTTCAAGGAGGACCACACAACCACACAATAGCTGGTTTAGCTGTTGCGTTGAAGCAG GCTACAACTCCAGAATACAGGGCCTATCAAGAGCAAGTTCTCAGTAACTGTGCAAAGTTTGCACAG ACTCTCACTGGGAAGGGCTATGAACTTGTTTCTGGGGGGACTGAAAATCATTTGGTTTTAGTGAACTTGAAGAATAAG GGAATTGATGGTTCCAGAGTTGAAAAGGTGATGGAATCTGTTCATATTGCTGCCAACAAAAACACTGTTCCAGGAGATGTATCTGCCATGGTTCCTGGTGGCATTAGAATGG GCACCCCTGCTCTTACTTCGAGAGGATTTGTCGAAGAGGACTTTGTGAAAGTAGCTGAGTTCTTTGATGCTGCCGTCGGTGTGGCAGTGAAAATCAAGGCCGAAACCAAAG GAACAAAGTTGAAGGACTTCCTGGCCACGATGCAGTCTCCTCACTTTCAATCAGAGATTGATAAACTTCGCCATGATGTTGAGGAGTATGCAAAGCAATTTCCTACAATCGGATTCGAGAAAGCAACAATGAAGTACAAGAACTGA